One window of Streptomyces sp. NBC_00273 genomic DNA carries:
- a CDS encoding sigma-70 family RNA polymerase sigma factor: protein MSVDGREEPRGGGGSEVEAGSPPTRQVPAQRDPGGRHARPSGSSGPGGTGGDPPLSDGDLIARMRGGDDGAYEELFRRHADSVRRYARSCCRDAHTADDLTAEVFARTLQAVRGGAGPDQSVRAYLLTTVRRVAAAWAKTAKREQLVEDFAVFAEQASTGTEGGAALSGLSGLSGGDTLELGADVRAMHEAERSLAMQAFRSLPERWQAVLWHTTVEEASPSAIAPLFGLSANATAVLASRAREGLKQAYLQAHVSSALSEGGDCARYADRLGAYARGGLRMRAERGLRKHLEECVKCRLAAGELQDVNAGIPALLPVAVIGWFAAGYAGKAAGVLAGGAVAAGGAAAAAAGGSTAGAGTAGAAGGAAGAGGGAAGAGGGAGASMAAEGFGLPAKAAIAAGIAVAAAAGVVFALAGDDTEPQARAKPAPSVAAPAVPSAPSAAKAPAATSAPAEPDPPAQAPQAVQGSVAPRPGPTPSAATSASAAPGPAPSSSPSPSPSREKASPTPSTERPSPKPTPPPPPKPSQGFQLAGLAHSVHGDHSGPELQTWRSGWVWQRHGLEVGGRRFAHGITVNSRSSVEITLNRQCTSFSAQAGVDGLSLFTDGAVRFSVYADGERVWQSAALGHEDPPASVQVSLAGRKSLRLVVEKAGPGSLPTLASWADSVLNCR, encoded by the coding sequence ATGAGCGTTGACGGTCGGGAAGAGCCACGCGGTGGCGGCGGCAGCGAGGTGGAGGCGGGCAGTCCGCCCACACGACAGGTGCCGGCGCAGCGCGACCCGGGTGGGCGGCACGCACGCCCCTCGGGCTCTTCCGGCCCCGGCGGCACCGGCGGCGATCCACCGCTGTCCGACGGGGACTTGATCGCCCGGATGCGGGGCGGTGACGACGGCGCGTACGAAGAGCTGTTCCGTCGCCACGCCGATTCCGTGCGCCGCTACGCGCGGTCCTGTTGCCGGGACGCGCACACCGCCGACGACCTGACCGCCGAGGTGTTCGCGCGGACCCTGCAAGCGGTGCGGGGCGGGGCCGGGCCGGACCAGTCGGTGCGGGCCTACCTGCTGACCACCGTGCGCAGGGTCGCCGCGGCCTGGGCGAAGACCGCCAAGCGCGAGCAACTCGTCGAGGACTTCGCCGTCTTCGCCGAGCAAGCCTCCACGGGTACGGAGGGCGGGGCCGCTCTGTCCGGACTGTCCGGGCTCTCCGGGGGCGACACGCTCGAACTGGGGGCGGACGTCCGGGCCATGCACGAGGCCGAGCGGTCGCTCGCCATGCAGGCCTTCCGCAGCCTGCCCGAGCGGTGGCAGGCCGTGCTGTGGCACACCACCGTCGAGGAGGCGTCGCCGAGCGCGATCGCGCCGCTGTTCGGGCTGAGCGCCAACGCGACGGCCGTGCTGGCCAGTCGGGCCCGGGAAGGGCTCAAGCAGGCGTATCTGCAGGCCCATGTGAGTTCGGCGCTGAGCGAGGGCGGCGACTGCGCACGGTACGCGGACCGGCTGGGCGCCTACGCGCGGGGCGGGCTGCGGATGCGGGCGGAGCGCGGGCTGCGCAAGCACCTGGAGGAGTGCGTGAAGTGCCGGCTGGCCGCCGGGGAGCTCCAGGATGTCAACGCGGGCATTCCGGCGCTGCTTCCGGTCGCGGTCATCGGGTGGTTCGCTGCCGGGTACGCGGGCAAGGCCGCCGGGGTGCTGGCCGGTGGGGCCGTCGCCGCGGGCGGGGCCGCCGCGGCTGCCGCCGGTGGTTCGACCGCGGGGGCCGGAACGGCCGGTGCCGCGGGAGGCGCCGCTGGTGCCGGTGGCGGGGCTGCCGGGGCGGGCGGCGGGGCCGGGGCTTCCATGGCCGCCGAAGGGTTCGGGCTGCCGGCCAAGGCCGCCATCGCCGCCGGGATCGCGGTGGCCGCGGCCGCCGGGGTGGTGTTCGCGCTGGCCGGGGACGACACCGAGCCGCAGGCCCGGGCGAAGCCCGCGCCCAGTGTGGCGGCGCCGGCAGTACCGTCAGCGCCTTCGGCGGCGAAGGCTCCTGCCGCGACCTCGGCCCCGGCCGAGCCGGATCCGCCCGCGCAGGCGCCGCAGGCGGTACAGGGTTCCGTAGCTCCGCGGCCCGGGCCGACGCCCTCGGCCGCGACCTCGGCCTCCGCCGCTCCCGGGCCCGCGCCCTCCTCGTCCCCGTCGCCTTCGCCCAGCCGGGAGAAGGCCTCCCCCACGCCGTCCACGGAACGGCCCTCACCGAAGCCGACACCGCCACCGCCCCCGAAACCGTCGCAGGGGTTCCAGCTGGCCGGGCTCGCCCACTCGGTCCACGGGGACCACAGCGGCCCGGAGCTGCAGACGTGGCGCAGCGGCTGGGTGTGGCAGCGGCACGGGCTGGAGGTGGGCGGCCGGCGCTTCGCGCACGGCATCACGGTGAACTCGCGGTCCTCGGTGGAGATCACCCTCAACCGGCAGTGCACGAGCTTCTCGGCACAGGCGGGGGTGGACGGCCTGTCGCTGTTCACGGACGGCGCGGTGCGCTTCTCCGTGTACGCCGACGGGGAACGGGTGTGGCAGTCCGCCGCCCTCGGGCACGAGGACCCGCCCGCATCCGTGCAGGTCTCCCTCGCGGGACGCAAGTCGCTGCGGCTTGTGGTGGAGAAGGCCGGGCCGGGCAGCCTGCCGACGCTGGCGAGCTGGGCCGACTCCGTGCTCAACTGCCGCTGA
- a CDS encoding TetR/AcrR family transcriptional regulator: MNISDFHGSATTLSVESSGRGIAGGTTHGVGRSTPLRVDAQRNLEHVLRAAREVFGELGYGAPMEDVARRARVGVGTVYRRFPSKDVLVRRIAEEETARLTEQATAALGQEEEPWQALSRFLRTSVASGAGRLLPPQVLRVGSAVEDEAEEVEAARVPHQRQAVPAAGAPDLRVLGARGSVENEPSDDAGAGALLEVVGRLVHRAREAGELRTDVTVADVLLVIATAAPALPDPAQQAAASTRLLDILLEGLRSRTA, encoded by the coding sequence ATGAACATTTCCGATTTCCATGGTTCTGCGACCACGCTCTCGGTCGAGAGCAGCGGACGTGGCATCGCGGGCGGCACCACGCACGGTGTGGGCCGGTCCACGCCGCTGCGCGTCGACGCCCAGCGCAACCTGGAGCACGTTCTGCGGGCGGCCCGTGAGGTCTTCGGCGAGCTGGGCTACGGGGCTCCGATGGAGGACGTGGCTCGCCGCGCCCGAGTCGGTGTCGGCACCGTGTACCGGCGCTTCCCGAGCAAGGACGTCCTGGTGCGGCGCATAGCCGAAGAGGAGACCGCGCGGCTGACCGAGCAGGCCACGGCGGCCCTGGGCCAGGAGGAGGAGCCGTGGCAGGCGCTGTCGCGCTTCCTTCGCACCTCCGTGGCCTCGGGCGCCGGGCGGCTGCTGCCGCCGCAGGTCCTGCGGGTCGGCTCGGCCGTGGAGGACGAGGCCGAGGAGGTGGAAGCCGCTCGGGTTCCGCACCAGCGGCAGGCCGTGCCGGCCGCCGGGGCTCCCGACCTGCGGGTCCTGGGCGCGCGCGGCTCCGTAGAGAACGAGCCCTCGGACGACGCGGGTGCGGGTGCGCTGCTGGAGGTCGTCGGCCGGCTGGTGCACCGGGCACGGGAGGCCGGTGAGCTGCGTACCGATGTCACGGTGGCCGATGTGCTGCTGGTGATAGCGACGGCGGCGCCCGCGCTGCCCGACCCGGCGCAGCAGGCGGCGGCCTCGACGCGGCTGCTCGACATCCTGCTCGAAGGGCTGCGGTCCCGGACGGCGTGA
- a CDS encoding NAD(P)/FAD-dependent oxidoreductase, with protein MVKAANSRGTAPGTPPRTRILIVGGGYVGMYTALRLQRKLRAGEAEVTVVTAEPYMTYQPFLPEAAAGAISPRHVVVPLRRVLDKCRIVIGEAQRIDHAKRTVTVKTLATADEGTGPVEMEYDELVLAPGSISRTLPVPGLADYGIGFKTVEEAIGLRNHVIEQMDIASSTRDPALRDAALTFVFVGGGFAGVEALGELEDMARYAARYYHNIKPEDMKWVLVEASDRILPEVGPEMGVYTVRELRRRNIDVRLETRLESCENRVAVLSDGARFPTRTVVWTAGVKPHPILAASDLPKNERGRLACTSFLTVEGVEHAWAAGDAAAVPDITAGEKGRECAPNAQHAVRQAKVLADNLLASLRDEVLTEYAHKYAGSVASLGLHRGVAHIYGRKLKAYPAWFMHRAYHLSRVPSFNRKMRVLAEWTLSGLFKREIVSLGSLEHPRAEFELAAGGGPKPPPPPPAPNPPQNGQG; from the coding sequence ATGGTGAAGGCTGCTAACTCCCGGGGCACGGCCCCCGGTACCCCGCCCCGTACGCGCATCCTGATCGTCGGCGGCGGCTACGTCGGCATGTATACGGCGCTCCGCCTCCAGCGAAAGCTGAGAGCCGGCGAAGCCGAGGTCACGGTGGTCACCGCCGAGCCCTACATGACGTACCAGCCCTTCCTCCCCGAAGCGGCCGCGGGCGCGATCTCCCCCCGGCACGTCGTGGTCCCGCTGCGCCGCGTCCTCGACAAGTGCCGCATCGTCATCGGCGAGGCCCAGCGCATCGACCACGCCAAACGGACCGTGACCGTCAAGACCCTCGCCACCGCCGATGAGGGAACCGGCCCCGTCGAGATGGAGTACGACGAACTCGTCCTCGCCCCGGGCTCCATCTCCCGCACCCTTCCCGTCCCGGGACTCGCCGACTACGGCATCGGATTCAAAACGGTCGAAGAGGCCATCGGACTGCGCAACCACGTCATCGAACAGATGGACATCGCCTCCTCCACCCGCGATCCCGCCCTCCGCGACGCCGCCCTCACCTTCGTCTTCGTCGGCGGCGGCTTCGCGGGCGTCGAAGCCCTCGGCGAGCTCGAGGACATGGCCCGCTACGCGGCGCGGTACTACCACAACATCAAGCCCGAGGACATGAAGTGGGTCCTCGTCGAGGCCAGTGACCGGATCCTCCCCGAGGTCGGCCCCGAGATGGGCGTCTACACGGTCCGCGAACTGCGCCGACGCAACATCGACGTGCGCCTGGAGACCCGGCTCGAATCCTGCGAGAACCGCGTCGCCGTCCTCAGCGACGGCGCCCGCTTCCCCACCCGCACCGTCGTGTGGACCGCCGGCGTCAAACCGCACCCCATCCTGGCCGCCTCCGACCTCCCCAAGAACGAACGCGGCCGCCTGGCCTGCACCTCCTTCCTCACCGTCGAAGGCGTCGAGCACGCCTGGGCCGCGGGCGACGCCGCCGCCGTCCCCGACATCACCGCCGGCGAGAAGGGCCGCGAATGCGCCCCCAACGCCCAGCACGCCGTCCGCCAGGCCAAGGTCCTCGCCGACAACCTCCTCGCCTCCCTCCGCGACGAGGTCCTGACCGAGTACGCCCACAAGTACGCGGGCTCGGTCGCCTCGCTCGGCCTGCACCGGGGCGTCGCCCACATCTACGGCCGCAAGCTGAAGGCCTACCCGGCCTGGTTCATGCACCGCGCCTACCACCTCAGCCGCGTCCCCAGCTTCAACCGGAAAATGCGCGTCCTTGCGGAATGGACCCTCTCCGGCCTCTTCAAGCGTGAGATCGTCTCCCTGGGTTCCCTCGAACATCCCAGGGCAGAATTCGAACTGGCCGCAGGCGGCGGCCCCAAGCCACCTCCACCACCCCCCGCCCCCAACCCCCCGCAGAACGGCCAGGGCTGA
- a CDS encoding ATP-binding SpoIIE family protein phosphatase: protein MNFTRWSARFPGTQRRAAARSEHAAAQAKRGEGAVPAARGGRADPGAERPAPADGQPADPTVSGTGSGHGNGGSTGTGTGASTSPAASPPGRTGVLTAVPSLDELSVREVLGRLPALVALVHGPEHRVAYVNDAYTAGFGARTPGAPAHEALPELGELGLLPLLDQVQRSGKSRTAKNRTAPGGGSSYTVTCTPVEFPESDAEGEPDPHHTGVLIHLADVTDHAEAVERLRASERRQREAAVTLQRSLLPQELEQPDDLRIAATYQPGGTEAAVGGDWYDVITLGAGRTALVIGDVMGRGVRAAAVMGQLRTAVRAYARLDLPPHEVLQLLDGLAAEIDASQIATCVYAVHDPNEGLLAYASAGHLPILVRDEDGTVRRAADPTGPPLGTGGWLHTSGTIALGPGSTAVLYTDGLVERRGEDIDEGVAALERALSGAQGTPAVICDRLMRALGVDADHDDDVAVMVLQQPARTGSDAELFHNAALELLGGIEAAPRARAFAQGVLASWRFPVELCDLGVLAASELVANSLQHGTPPMRLRLRRTDRRLIIEVTDGDDHLPRRRRAEPGDETGRGISIIATIASSWGSRRTPGGGKAVWCEFALPDK, encoded by the coding sequence GTGAACTTCACGCGCTGGAGCGCCCGGTTCCCCGGAACGCAGCGCCGCGCCGCCGCCCGGTCCGAACACGCCGCCGCCCAAGCCAAGCGAGGTGAAGGCGCGGTCCCGGCAGCCCGCGGCGGCCGCGCCGACCCCGGAGCCGAGCGGCCCGCGCCCGCCGACGGCCAGCCCGCCGACCCCACGGTCTCCGGGACCGGAAGCGGCCATGGCAATGGCGGCAGCACAGGCACAGGCACAGGCGCGTCCACGTCCCCGGCCGCGTCCCCGCCCGGGCGGACGGGCGTCCTCACCGCCGTGCCCTCCCTCGACGAGCTCTCCGTACGCGAGGTCCTCGGCCGGCTCCCGGCCCTGGTCGCCCTCGTCCACGGCCCCGAGCACCGCGTCGCCTACGTCAACGACGCCTACACCGCCGGCTTCGGCGCCCGCACGCCCGGCGCCCCGGCCCACGAGGCCCTGCCCGAACTCGGCGAGCTCGGCCTCCTCCCGCTCCTCGACCAGGTCCAGCGCAGCGGCAAGTCCCGCACCGCCAAGAACCGCACCGCACCGGGCGGCGGCAGCTCGTACACCGTCACCTGCACCCCCGTCGAGTTCCCCGAGTCCGACGCCGAGGGCGAGCCCGACCCCCACCACACCGGCGTCCTGATCCACCTCGCCGACGTCACCGACCACGCCGAAGCCGTCGAGCGCCTCCGCGCCAGCGAGCGCCGCCAGCGCGAGGCCGCCGTCACCCTCCAGCGCTCCCTCCTCCCCCAGGAGCTGGAACAGCCCGACGACCTGCGCATCGCCGCCACCTACCAGCCCGGCGGCACCGAAGCCGCCGTCGGCGGCGACTGGTACGACGTCATCACCCTCGGCGCCGGCCGCACCGCCCTCGTCATCGGCGACGTCATGGGCCGCGGCGTGCGCGCCGCCGCCGTCATGGGCCAGCTGCGCACCGCCGTCCGTGCCTACGCCCGCCTCGACCTGCCCCCGCACGAGGTGCTCCAGCTCCTCGACGGCCTCGCCGCCGAGATCGACGCCAGCCAGATCGCCACCTGCGTCTACGCCGTCCACGACCCCAACGAGGGCCTGCTCGCCTACGCCTCCGCCGGCCACCTCCCGATCCTGGTCCGCGACGAGGACGGCACCGTACGCAGAGCCGCCGACCCCACCGGCCCACCGCTCGGCACCGGCGGCTGGCTGCACACCTCGGGCACCATCGCCCTCGGCCCCGGCTCCACCGCCGTCCTCTACACCGACGGCCTGGTCGAACGCCGGGGCGAGGACATCGACGAGGGCGTCGCCGCCCTCGAACGCGCCCTCTCCGGCGCCCAGGGCACCCCGGCCGTCATCTGCGACCGCCTGATGCGCGCCCTCGGCGTGGACGCCGATCACGACGACGACGTCGCCGTGATGGTCCTCCAGCAGCCGGCCCGCACCGGATCCGACGCCGAGCTCTTCCACAACGCCGCCCTGGAACTCCTCGGCGGCATCGAGGCGGCCCCGCGCGCCCGAGCCTTCGCCCAGGGCGTCCTCGCCTCCTGGCGGTTCCCCGTCGAGCTCTGCGACCTCGGCGTCCTGGCCGCCAGCGAGCTCGTCGCGAACTCCCTCCAGCACGGCACCCCGCCCATGCGCCTACGGCTGCGCCGCACCGACCGCCGGCTGATCATCGAGGTCACCGACGGGGACGACCACCTCCCGCGCCGCCGCCGCGCCGAACCGGGCGACGAGACCGGGCGCGGCATCTCGATCATCGCGACCATCGCCTCCTCCTGGGGTTCCCGCCGTACCCCGGGCGGCGGCAAGGCCGTCTGGTGCGAGTTCGCACTGCCGGACAAGTAG
- a CDS encoding MFS transporter: protein MGAAMRRIQAGNALTAFGIGFTVPFLYIYVAQVRDLGSMAATCAFVAFALGALVALPFTGRVIDRRGPVPVVIGAAVTASVGALSLGLSTNIAAILLSALALGAGQAVMQPALATMIVWCSTPSTRTRAFALQFFMQNLGLGIGGLFGGQIVDESRPGSFTLLFGIEAVMFLVLAGVILSVRLPQVPSIKDAVPKDPSQSGGSGWKRLLRHKAMVQLCVLGFVVFFACYGQFESGLAAFGTEAAGISPSTLGFALAANTGAIVVAQFVVLRLVEKRRRSRVIALVGLIWTVAWVIAGFSGLGHGSAVMAAAAFVSTYALFGIGEAMLSPTLAPLVADLAPEGSVGQYNSAFALVKQMALALGPLGVPLGAGVPMLYIGVFVFVSLGIAALALRLGRRLSPMQDNPWVASKVVAQGGPVAEVATGDVVVERVHA, encoded by the coding sequence ATGGGCGCTGCGATGCGGCGGATCCAGGCCGGGAACGCGCTGACCGCGTTCGGCATCGGTTTCACGGTTCCGTTCCTCTACATCTATGTGGCGCAGGTGCGAGATCTGGGTTCCATGGCCGCCACGTGCGCGTTCGTGGCCTTCGCCCTCGGCGCTCTCGTCGCGCTGCCCTTCACCGGTCGGGTCATCGACCGACGTGGTCCGGTACCCGTGGTCATCGGGGCGGCCGTCACCGCCTCGGTCGGTGCGCTCTCGCTCGGGCTCTCCACCAACATCGCGGCGATCCTGCTCTCCGCTCTGGCGCTCGGCGCCGGGCAGGCCGTGATGCAGCCCGCGCTGGCCACGATGATCGTGTGGTGCTCCACGCCGTCCACCCGGACCCGTGCCTTCGCCCTGCAGTTCTTCATGCAGAACCTGGGGCTGGGCATCGGCGGTCTGTTCGGTGGCCAGATCGTCGACGAGAGCCGGCCCGGCAGCTTCACCCTGCTGTTCGGCATCGAGGCCGTGATGTTCCTGGTGTTGGCGGGCGTCATCCTCAGCGTGCGGCTGCCGCAGGTGCCGAGCATCAAGGACGCCGTGCCGAAGGACCCGTCCCAGTCGGGCGGCAGCGGCTGGAAGCGGCTGCTCCGCCACAAGGCCATGGTGCAGCTGTGCGTGCTGGGCTTCGTGGTGTTCTTCGCCTGCTACGGACAGTTCGAGTCGGGTCTGGCCGCCTTCGGTACCGAGGCCGCCGGGATCTCCCCGTCCACCCTCGGCTTCGCGCTCGCGGCCAACACCGGTGCGATCGTCGTCGCGCAGTTCGTCGTGCTCCGGCTGGTCGAGAAGCGCCGCCGGTCGCGGGTGATCGCGCTCGTCGGGCTGATCTGGACCGTGGCGTGGGTCATCGCCGGGTTCTCGGGTCTGGGGCACGGCAGCGCCGTGATGGCCGCTGCGGCGTTCGTCAGCACGTACGCGCTCTTCGGCATCGGCGAGGCCATGCTGTCGCCGACCCTGGCGCCGCTGGTGGCCGACCTGGCGCCCGAGGGCTCGGTGGGTCAGTACAACTCGGCCTTCGCGCTGGTCAAGCAGATGGCGCTGGCGCTGGGGCCGCTCGGGGTGCCGCTCGGTGCGGGGGTTCCGATGCTCTACATCGGGGTGTTCGTGTTCGTGTCGCTCGGGATCGCCGCCCTCGCGCTGCGGCTCGGCAGGCGGCTGAGTCCGATGCAGGACAACCCGTGGGTGGCGAGCAAGGTCGTGGCGCAGGGCGGCCCCGTCGCCGAGGTGGCCACCGGGGACGTAGTCGTGGAGCGCGTGCACGCGTAG
- a CDS encoding MarR family winged helix-turn-helix transcriptional regulator yields the protein MGDTPDGTAAVHEPSLDEQIAVYQREFQDLDPQVEKVVSALSRLNRRMNVAYGRQTAALGISNAEWEVLKALVISGAPYRMGPSELAKQLGLTPAAMTHRIDRMTAEGLVTRERDESNRVRVIVELTDEGRSKWLDAMRAATVFEEDLLQDLSTAERGVLGDMLARLLDRVEDLHSPS from the coding sequence ATGGGTGACACCCCCGACGGCACTGCGGCCGTCCACGAGCCGAGCCTCGACGAACAGATCGCCGTCTATCAGCGCGAGTTCCAGGACCTGGACCCCCAGGTCGAGAAGGTCGTCTCGGCACTGAGCCGCCTGAACCGCCGCATGAACGTCGCGTACGGCCGCCAGACGGCGGCCCTGGGCATCAGCAACGCGGAGTGGGAGGTCCTCAAGGCCCTCGTCATCTCCGGCGCCCCCTACCGGATGGGTCCGAGCGAACTGGCGAAGCAGCTGGGCCTCACGCCGGCGGCGATGACCCACCGGATCGACCGGATGACGGCGGAGGGTCTGGTCACGCGCGAGCGGGACGAGTCCAACCGGGTCCGCGTGATCGTGGAGCTCACCGACGAGGGCCGTAGCAAGTGGCTGGACGCGATGCGCGCGGCCACGGTCTTCGAGGAGGACCTCCTCCAGGACCTCTCCACCGCGGAGCGCGGGGTGCTCGGCGACATGCTCGCCCGCCTGTTGGACCGCGTGGAAGACCTCCACTCACCCAGCTGA